The sequence AGTTTCGCCAGTGTTTGTTCCCCTACCTCTCGCTGACTGGATTGGATTAAAATTCCACCCGCAAGGGGGAGATTAGGAAGACTGGATTCTTCGGTTGGAAACAGCGCGATCGCGTACTCGCCATCTAACCAAGAAAACACATCTTGATCTAAATCCAGATCCCAAGATTTTGCCCAACGACGCATGACCGATAAACCGATCCCTAACACAGGATTGTCTTCACTCTGACGTACCACCTGCGACCAAACTTGATCCAACTGATGACCATTGATGACAGCAAGTGTGCTATCTGGAAACTCTGAAAGTAATTGACTGTCATTGGGAGAAAGGCTTAAAAAGTTAGTTTCTGCACTCAGGGCTAAAGTTTGCAGATGCAATCCTTCTGCTTCAAAAGAAACGCCCATAACCGCCGATTCAATGATATCTAAACCTGAGCCAGAAAAATTATTTCCCAGCCATTGGGTGTAATTCCTAAAGTAAACTTGTGCTGCGGGATTCTCTAAGTTTAAGCCTTGGGATAGTAGTTTTTGCACCCCTTCGTCACTAGCAAAAGCAGGGTCACCTTGAGCGGTATCAATCGTCTGTTCAATTAGGTTTCCTTGTTGAGAAAAAAGGACATAACCTTGTAACATTGCAGCACTGGCGCGATCGCCCTGGGCTGTTTTCACTTCTGTAATCGTAACGCCTTTGTATTGACGTTGCCTAACTTCTGTTTCTTCATTACTCTCTAAAGAACGTAAAAAGTTTCCCGCTTTTAAAGAATTTGTAATTCCCGCAATGAGCAAAACATTTTCTTCTTGAGAAAAAGGATTGATGGAGGGAAAATTAGCAATCGCTATTCCACTTAGCCAAGGGGCAACATCTTCTTCATAATCAATATTAGCATCAGGGAGGAATTCTTGTTCTAACTCTTGCAGAGAACTTTGCCAAACCGCTTGGGCTTCTGTTGTTCCATATTGTTCTAATTCCGACCAAACTTCGGGATCAGTCTCCATAAAAAGCATCGTTGAAGCACTTTCTGGTAATATTTTCGCGCTCGCTTGTGGCGTTAACCGCTTACCAACAATTAAACGAAAATAACCATAAATCCCCCCTGCAATTAACAGCAGTATAATTCCCACTAATGTAATCCGTTTTTTATTGAACATCTTTTTACTCTTTTGTTATTTGTTCTTCGTTCTTTGTTCTTCGTTCTTTGTTCTTCGTTCTTTGTTATTTGTTCTTCGTTCTTTGTTATTTGTTCTTTGTTCTTTGTTATTTGTTATTTATTCCTTGATAACTGGTAACTGGTCACTGGTCACTGGTCACTGGTCACTGGTCACTGATAACTGATAACTGGTAACTGGTCACTAATTACTCGTTTCCCTCAACAGACTTAAAAAACGCAATATAACTATTGCCCGATCGCGCTGAATTGACTTATAATAGTAGGCTGTGTCAAAAAAATATGATTCAAAACAATGCCAAAGCTCAAAACCAACCGTGCAGCAGCAAAGCGGTTTCGCACCACTGGAAGTGGTAAAATCCGTCGTCGCAAAGCCTTTAAAAACCACCTCCTACAACCAAAAACGACCAAGCGCAAGCGGACATTATCAAAATTAACCATTGTTAATGAAAGAGACGAGGACAACGTTCGTCAAATGTTGCCTTATTTGAAGTAAATTGAATCATATCATCAAGGGAAATTATTATTTATGTCACGAGTAAAAAAGGGGAATGTCTCCCAGAAACGACATAAGAAAATTCTAAAGTTAGCCAAAGGATTTAGAGGCGCACATTCTAAACTTTTCCGCACCGCGAATCAGCAGGTCATGAAAGCCCTGCGCCATTCCTATCGCGATCGTCGTCGTCGCAAGCGTGATTTTCGTCGCTTATGGATTGCGCGGATTAATGCTGCGGCGAGACAAAACGGAATGAGTTATTCTCAACTGACAGGTCAACTGAAAAAAGCAGACATTCAACTCAATCGTAAAATGTTAGCAAACTTAGCAATGCTCGATCCTGAAGCATTTGCAAAAGTTGTGGAAACAGCTAAGCAAGCCTAAGCGTTGGTGGAGTCAAGTCATGAGACAAGTGAACTCGGTTTCTTGGGGAAGCCGAGTTTT comes from Halothece sp. PCC 7418 and encodes:
- the rpmI gene encoding 50S ribosomal protein L35 — translated: MPKLKTNRAAAKRFRTTGSGKIRRRKAFKNHLLQPKTTKRKRTLSKLTIVNERDEDNVRQMLPYLK
- a CDS encoding DUF3352 domain-containing protein — its product is MFNKKRITLVGIILLLIAGGIYGYFRLIVGKRLTPQASAKILPESASTMLFMETDPEVWSELEQYGTTEAQAVWQSSLQELEQEFLPDANIDYEEDVAPWLSGIAIANFPSINPFSQEENVLLIAGITNSLKAGNFLRSLESNEETEVRQRQYKGVTITEVKTAQGDRASAAMLQGYVLFSQQGNLIEQTIDTAQGDPAFASDEGVQKLLSQGLNLENPAAQVYFRNYTQWLGNNFSGSGLDIIESAVMGVSFEAEGLHLQTLALSAETNFLSLSPNDSQLLSEFPDSTLAVINGHQLDQVWSQVVRQSEDNPVLGIGLSVMRRWAKSWDLDLDQDVFSWLDGEYAIALFPTEESSLPNLPLAGGILIQSSQREVGEQTLAKLGKIAAKNPFLDQETETLGNTTITTWEDPSQQPLLSYGWLQDERLMVTVGTPFRIFAQQQGERALKNSRQFSAIAQQLPETNFGYIYLDMQQGMTLLETIPQQPLKNLSPEAKATLNSIRQIALTASQPKPSLRQIDLFLSLESTATERK
- the rplT gene encoding 50S ribosomal protein L20, producing the protein MSRVKKGNVSQKRHKKILKLAKGFRGAHSKLFRTANQQVMKALRHSYRDRRRRKRDFRRLWIARINAAARQNGMSYSQLTGQLKKADIQLNRKMLANLAMLDPEAFAKVVETAKQA